One segment of Trachemys scripta elegans isolate TJP31775 chromosome 1, CAS_Tse_1.0, whole genome shotgun sequence DNA contains the following:
- the LLPH gene encoding protein LLP homolog isoform X1: protein MAKSLRSKWKRKMRAEKRKKNAPKELSRLKNILKANADIVMEEVKEIATVVTPEKVKDQGDEVKMDTQIKRNKKNLLDQHGQYPVWMNPRQRKKLKAKRAKGKNKSKVAKGLAW, encoded by the exons ATGGCCAAGAGTTTAAGGAGTAAATGGAAGAGAAAGATGCGAGCTGAGAAAAGGAAGAAGAATGCGCCGAAGGAACTCAGCCGATTAAAAAACATTCTGAAAGCAAATGCTGATATTGTAATGGAGGAGGTTAAAGAAATAGCAACAGTCGTCACCCCCGAGAAAGTCAAAGATCAAGGTG ACGAAGTGAAGATGGACACAcagattaaaagaaacaaaaagaatcttTTAGACCAACATGGACAGTACCCAGTATGGATGAATCCCAGACAGAGGAAGAAGCTTAAGGCAAAACGGgctaaaggaaaaaacaaatccaAGGTGGCCAAGGGATTAGCATGGTAG
- the LLPH gene encoding protein LLP homolog isoform X2, with the protein MAKSLRSKWKRKMRAEKRKKNAPKELSRLKNILKANADIVMEEVKEIATVVTPEKVKDQDEVKMDTQIKRNKKNLLDQHGQYPVWMNPRQRKKLKAKRAKGKNKSKVAKGLAW; encoded by the exons ATGGCCAAGAGTTTAAGGAGTAAATGGAAGAGAAAGATGCGAGCTGAGAAAAGGAAGAAGAATGCGCCGAAGGAACTCAGCCGATTAAAAAACATTCTGAAAGCAAATGCTGATATTGTAATGGAGGAGGTTAAAGAAATAGCAACAGTCGTCACCCCCGAGAAAGTCAAAGATCAAG ACGAAGTGAAGATGGACACAcagattaaaagaaacaaaaagaatcttTTAGACCAACATGGACAGTACCCAGTATGGATGAATCCCAGACAGAGGAAGAAGCTTAAGGCAAAACGGgctaaaggaaaaaacaaatccaAGGTGGCCAAGGGATTAGCATGGTAG